Proteins encoded within one genomic window of Desulfomonile tiedjei:
- the glk gene encoding glucokinase, with product MSGAIDRTTVLAGDVGGTKTNLGLFVPGAARPELVTMESFTSKAAVTLSDLIAAFIADKSEPIASACFGIPGPVIEGSSKTTNLPWKVSEQVIKDDFGWKKVRLINDLTATAHAVPLLRNDEIFELNPVAENAKGNMGIVAPGTGLGVALIVTVGKKLHPVPSEGGHADFAPTDGDQADLLKYLRNKFDHVSVERVISGPGLADIYSWLRDRGDYDEPDWLAERLKSEDPPMVISDAALDQKEPLCIKALEIFVSILGAYAGNLALTGMTTGGIYLGGGISPKILPKLKEGAFMKAFTAKGRFKELLSQMPVRVILNDKAALLGAAWCALQNLSED from the coding sequence ATGAGCGGCGCTATTGATCGGACGACCGTACTGGCGGGGGACGTGGGCGGAACCAAGACGAATCTGGGACTGTTCGTGCCGGGAGCCGCGCGGCCGGAACTTGTCACCATGGAGTCTTTTACAAGCAAAGCCGCAGTGACGCTGTCGGACCTGATCGCCGCATTCATAGCTGACAAATCCGAGCCTATCGCTTCTGCCTGCTTCGGCATACCCGGTCCCGTTATCGAAGGTTCCAGCAAGACAACGAATCTGCCTTGGAAAGTGTCCGAACAGGTTATCAAGGACGACTTCGGATGGAAGAAGGTCCGCCTTATCAATGACTTGACAGCCACGGCCCACGCAGTCCCACTGCTGAGAAACGACGAGATCTTTGAATTGAACCCCGTTGCCGAAAACGCCAAGGGCAACATGGGAATTGTTGCACCGGGAACCGGCCTGGGCGTCGCTCTGATCGTGACAGTCGGTAAGAAATTGCATCCCGTGCCTTCTGAAGGAGGCCACGCGGATTTTGCCCCCACTGATGGCGATCAAGCAGATCTTTTGAAGTACCTCAGGAATAAATTCGACCACGTGAGCGTGGAACGCGTCATTTCAGGGCCCGGCTTGGCCGACATTTATTCCTGGCTGAGAGATCGCGGAGACTATGACGAACCTGACTGGCTTGCGGAAAGGCTGAAGTCTGAAGATCCTCCTATGGTGATTTCAGACGCGGCGCTGGACCAAAAAGAGCCGCTGTGCATCAAGGCGCTAGAGATTTTTGTTTCAATTCTCGGGGCTTACGCCGGCAACCTGGCCCTCACAGGAATGACCACCGGAGGGATTTACCTCGGGGGCGGCATTTCGCCGAAGATTTTACCGAAACTCAAGGAAGGCGCCTTCATGAAAGCCTTCACAGCAAAGGGCAGATTCAAAGAGCTTCTTTCTCAAATGCCGGTCCGAGTGATTTTGAACGATAAGGCCGCCCTACTGGGAGCCGCCTGGTGCGCGTTGCAGAATTTGAGCGAGGACTAA
- a CDS encoding serine hydrolase codes for MGLSVRLLLVATAVTLISCGPGFCLEPVPAQTNIEALVTRTGNGQAVFITPPKAPAAVADRPRPQAAPVVARPPSGPVQAAPVAHLANPNGSRAALGSPPRPKAVPSDTRKAVDAAHPTLRPVTKAELIPASQPMRPDPSAPSLLSAPKTVATGPKPAVKARALYCLDCSSNRPMLAENISEPLPIASITKLLTAMIVIDEMNLDNVLTVPDDIKEVERHTVGIRPGDLLSVKDLLHGMLIESGNDCAEVLARSYPKGGRTAFITAMNRRAALLGASRTNIFTPSGLDMKFMLGRKDHRNLMTRKPNLATAEEVAIIAREAFKYPLIREISGMKTYTMRTRNQPARDYPLASNDKLLHRDLPVAGAKTGFTNMAGRCIVAQFKNEKRDYLVVVLNTPHHFKAAERIYRWVCKTF; via the coding sequence GTGGGTTTGTCTGTTCGGCTTCTTTTGGTGGCCACCGCTGTGACCTTGATAAGTTGCGGACCGGGCTTCTGCCTTGAACCTGTCCCGGCCCAGACAAACATCGAGGCACTGGTCACCAGAACAGGGAACGGCCAAGCCGTCTTCATCACACCGCCGAAGGCTCCGGCCGCTGTGGCGGACCGGCCAAGGCCCCAGGCCGCACCGGTTGTGGCACGGCCTCCCAGCGGCCCGGTTCAGGCTGCTCCTGTGGCTCATCTGGCAAATCCGAACGGGAGCCGCGCCGCTCTGGGCTCGCCGCCTCGACCGAAGGCCGTTCCCTCGGATACGCGTAAAGCGGTTGATGCAGCTCATCCCACCCTACGCCCGGTGACAAAAGCTGAGCTGATACCCGCAAGTCAGCCAATGAGGCCCGACCCTTCCGCTCCTTCTCTTTTGTCCGCTCCTAAGACCGTGGCAACCGGGCCGAAGCCCGCCGTAAAGGCCAGGGCTTTGTACTGCTTGGACTGCTCTTCCAATAGACCGATGCTGGCTGAAAATATTTCGGAACCTCTTCCCATTGCGAGCATCACGAAGCTGCTTACAGCCATGATCGTCATTGATGAGATGAACCTCGACAATGTCCTGACGGTACCGGATGACATAAAAGAGGTGGAACGCCACACAGTCGGCATTCGACCTGGAGATCTATTGAGTGTCAAAGACCTGCTTCACGGGATGCTGATCGAATCGGGAAACGATTGTGCGGAGGTGCTGGCTCGCTCCTATCCCAAGGGAGGAAGAACCGCCTTCATCACGGCAATGAATCGTCGCGCCGCGCTCCTCGGGGCTTCCCGGACGAACATCTTCACTCCCAGCGGGCTGGACATGAAATTCATGCTTGGCCGTAAAGATCATCGCAACCTGATGACACGCAAGCCGAACCTTGCGACAGCGGAGGAAGTTGCCATCATCGCCCGTGAGGCCTTCAAGTACCCGCTTATTCGCGAAATCTCCGGCATGAAGACCTACACCATGCGGACACGTAACCAGCCGGCGCGAGACTATCCTCTCGCGTCCAATGACAAACTGTTACACAGAGACTTGCCGGTGGCAGGGGCCAAAACCGGTTTCACCAACATGGCCGGCAGGTGCATTGTGGCCCAGTTCAAGAACGAGAAGAGGGATTACCTTGTGGTGGTCCTCAACACCCCCCATCATTTCAAGGCCGCCGAAAGAATCTACCGCTGGGTCTGCAAGACCTTCTGA
- a CDS encoding GTP cyclohydrolase I FolE2: MPDIQSQPDGRKIPIDKVGVKGLRYPIAVKDRRKGWQHTVGLFDLFVNLPHDFKGTHMSRFIEVLNEFRGEVSMEKFQEILEKIKNKLHAQSAHMNVEFPYFIEKMAPVTATPGLMAYTCFMSGALGERFDLIVGVEVPVTTVCPCSKEISDHGAHNQRGLVRVQLKFKKFFWIEDIIEVVESSVSSEIYSLLKRPDEKYVTERAFENPMFVEDVVRSAVSMLREKDNFPWYRIEAENFESIHNHSAYAMIEKDFLPEPQRFRGAVATRFNGSI; the protein is encoded by the coding sequence ATGCCTGACATTCAGAGCCAGCCCGACGGCCGTAAGATCCCCATCGACAAGGTGGGGGTAAAAGGCTTGCGCTATCCTATCGCGGTAAAAGATAGGAGAAAAGGGTGGCAGCACACAGTTGGTCTTTTTGATCTTTTCGTGAATCTGCCCCATGATTTCAAGGGAACTCACATGAGCCGATTTATAGAAGTTCTCAACGAATTCCGCGGGGAAGTCTCGATGGAGAAGTTCCAGGAAATCCTCGAAAAGATAAAAAACAAGCTCCACGCACAAAGCGCTCACATGAATGTCGAGTTCCCATACTTCATTGAAAAGATGGCCCCTGTCACCGCGACGCCGGGCTTGATGGCATACACCTGTTTTATGAGCGGCGCTCTGGGGGAGCGCTTTGACCTTATCGTGGGTGTGGAAGTTCCGGTCACGACTGTTTGCCCATGCTCAAAAGAAATTTCGGACCACGGTGCTCACAATCAACGCGGTCTGGTACGCGTCCAACTCAAATTCAAGAAGTTCTTCTGGATAGAAGATATCATTGAGGTGGTGGAATCCTCGGTCAGTTCAGAGATCTATTCGCTTCTCAAGAGGCCCGATGAAAAATATGTTACAGAAAGGGCATTTGAAAACCCGATGTTTGTGGAAGATGTGGTTCGATCAGCCGTTTCCATGCTTCGCGAAAAAGACAACTTCCCGTGGTATCGTATTGAAGCGGAGAACTTCGAGTCCATTCACAACCATAGCGCGTACGCGATGATCGAAAAGGACTTTTTACCCGAGCCTCAGAGATTTCGAGGGGCCGTGGCTACCCGGTTTAACGGGAGCATCTGA
- the queD gene encoding 6-carboxytetrahydropterin synthase QueD, with protein MYELEIIVGFCGAHRLRDYKGKCERLHGHNYRVHVTARASSPGPGGMVIDFGDLKHAANRVVERLDHTYLNDVKPFDEIEPSAENIAAYLYKEIAQGLKDRGEILYSVSVYESDTSRATFIRD; from the coding sequence ATGTATGAACTTGAAATCATTGTCGGCTTTTGCGGCGCCCACCGCTTGAGAGATTACAAAGGAAAGTGTGAGCGCTTGCACGGTCACAACTACCGAGTCCATGTTACAGCGAGGGCCTCGTCCCCTGGTCCGGGCGGAATGGTCATAGACTTTGGTGACCTGAAGCATGCTGCCAACAGAGTCGTCGAAAGGCTTGACCACACCTACCTGAATGATGTTAAACCATTCGATGAGATTGAGCCGTCCGCGGAGAATATCGCAGCATATTTGTACAAGGAAATAGCTCAGGGGCTGAAAGATCGCGGCGAGATTCTCTACAGCGTCTCGGTCTACGAATCGGATACATCGAGGGCTACCTTTATCCGGGACTAG
- a CDS encoding trypsin-like peptidase domain-containing protein, whose amino-acid sequence MTAFRFALCITISYFASAMLFPPSLAQAEDILLRRAATPSSSGSIQGPNAARPEDPRAGSKKTTIGLSPVPYKPETPQEPVKEPVVRQGGYPDIKGLIRKVNQSVVSIRMLDSNSSWSLGNLGFSGDSNGKATGYGSGFIVSSTGHILTNEHVLRNGTQIEVELLDGRKFLGKALFKDSKNDLAVLKISANNLHPVTMGDSDSVELGEWVVGIGNPYGIGQSAMIGIVSAQKRTIPGAGYPPLIQIDAAMNLGNSGGPLFNLDGKVVGINTILLWKSQGIGFATPINVAKDFMEKKSHPPVKAASATSLGPLGPAADQPRSLPEPFNPLDPPWKFRR is encoded by the coding sequence ATGACGGCTTTCCGATTTGCACTCTGTATTACAATATCATATTTTGCCTCGGCTATGTTGTTTCCCCCGTCGCTCGCGCAGGCAGAAGACATTCTCCTTCGACGCGCGGCTACTCCGTCATCTTCCGGCAGCATCCAGGGTCCCAATGCCGCCCGACCGGAGGATCCCCGGGCCGGGAGTAAAAAGACCACTATCGGGCTTTCGCCGGTCCCGTACAAACCCGAAACACCGCAGGAGCCTGTCAAGGAGCCTGTTGTTCGGCAAGGCGGATATCCGGACATAAAGGGCCTCATCAGGAAAGTTAACCAGTCCGTGGTGTCGATCCGCATGCTCGATTCAAATTCCTCCTGGTCGCTGGGCAATCTGGGCTTCTCGGGCGATTCCAATGGAAAGGCCACAGGATATGGGTCGGGGTTCATAGTTTCCAGTACCGGCCATATTCTCACCAACGAACACGTGCTGCGCAATGGTACGCAAATCGAAGTGGAACTGCTCGACGGTCGGAAGTTCCTCGGAAAAGCCCTGTTCAAGGACAGCAAGAACGATCTTGCAGTCTTGAAAATATCTGCCAACAATCTGCACCCGGTAACGATGGGGGACTCCGACTCGGTTGAGTTAGGCGAGTGGGTAGTAGGAATAGGGAACCCCTACGGAATCGGCCAGTCCGCCATGATAGGAATTGTAAGCGCCCAGAAAAGGACCATTCCGGGTGCGGGCTATCCACCGTTAATTCAAATTGACGCGGCCATGAACTTGGGGAATTCCGGTGGCCCGCTTTTCAATCTGGACGGCAAAGTCGTAGGCATCAACACAATTTTGCTTTGGAAGAGCCAGGGCATAGGCTTTGCCACCCCGATTAATGTAGCCAAGGATTTTATGGAAAAGAAAAGCCATCCCCCTGTGAAGGCCGCTTCCGCCACGTCGTTAGGGCCTTTGGGCCCCGCGGCCGACCAGCCGCGCTCGCTGCCGGAACCGTTCAACCCGCTGGACCCGCCCTGGAAATTTCGACGATAA
- a CDS encoding aminopeptidase, which yields MPAEKGSKKTRDLKEKLVRQSKRAWDKLSAADKKLVFDYAQGYLDFLNHARTERRAVRHILERAEKEGFRELDSAREKASRVFHALRGKTLAIAVVGKKPITEGVRLVTSHVDCPRLDLKPNPLYEDTGLALLKTHYYGGIKKYHWVARSLALCGTVIRADGKQVDIEIGLNPEDPVFTITDLLPHLARKQMDQKASEFIPGENLNLILGGLPHQDEKAEERVKLAVLEYLNKKYKITEEDFTSAEIQVVPAEPARDLGLDRSLIAGYGQDDRICAYACFTAALQTRNPDHAAIAIFYDKEEIGSEGNTSAQSRFLEMFLMKLMQKTGIEPTYRNLHQVFFNSKALSADVTSSVDPTYPEVHDKRNCARLGHGINITKYTGHGGKYMASEANAEYVAWVRKLFNDSGILWQAADGGKVDEGGGGTVAKYLAKTGMDIIDCGPPLLGMHSPLEVSSKEDLWMCHRAFKAFFAS from the coding sequence ATGCCCGCTGAAAAAGGATCAAAGAAGACCCGCGATCTGAAGGAGAAACTGGTCAGGCAGTCGAAACGTGCGTGGGACAAGCTTTCCGCTGCGGACAAGAAACTCGTTTTCGACTATGCCCAAGGTTATCTCGATTTCCTTAACCACGCTCGCACCGAAAGAAGAGCTGTTCGGCATATCTTGGAACGGGCCGAGAAAGAGGGCTTTCGAGAGCTGGATTCAGCCCGGGAAAAGGCTTCGCGCGTATTTCACGCATTGCGGGGCAAAACCCTGGCAATTGCGGTCGTGGGAAAAAAGCCCATAACCGAAGGGGTGAGGCTGGTGACGTCCCACGTGGACTGTCCGCGGCTGGATTTGAAGCCGAATCCCCTGTACGAGGACACAGGCCTTGCCCTTCTCAAGACCCACTACTACGGCGGAATCAAGAAATACCATTGGGTGGCCCGCTCGCTGGCCTTGTGCGGGACCGTGATCCGCGCCGACGGCAAGCAGGTTGACATCGAAATAGGATTGAATCCGGAGGACCCGGTCTTCACTATCACCGATCTGTTGCCGCATCTGGCCCGCAAGCAAATGGACCAAAAGGCCTCGGAATTCATACCCGGCGAGAACTTGAATCTCATCCTGGGCGGCTTGCCACACCAAGACGAAAAAGCGGAAGAGCGCGTCAAGCTCGCTGTGCTGGAATACCTCAACAAGAAATACAAGATCACCGAGGAAGACTTTACCAGCGCAGAGATCCAGGTCGTTCCTGCGGAACCGGCCCGCGACTTGGGTTTGGACCGAAGCCTGATCGCCGGGTACGGGCAGGACGACAGGATTTGTGCTTATGCTTGTTTTACCGCCGCATTACAAACACGCAACCCCGACCATGCTGCTATAGCCATCTTTTACGACAAAGAAGAAATCGGTAGCGAAGGCAATACCAGTGCTCAATCCCGCTTCCTGGAAATGTTCCTGATGAAACTGATGCAGAAAACGGGTATTGAACCAACTTACAGGAATCTTCACCAGGTATTTTTCAACAGCAAGGCCTTGTCCGCGGACGTGACCTCTTCAGTCGATCCCACTTACCCGGAGGTCCATGACAAGCGCAATTGCGCCAGGCTCGGCCACGGCATCAATATCACGAAGTACACCGGGCACGGCGGCAAGTATATGGCTTCGGAGGCGAATGCAGAGTACGTGGCCTGGGTCCGCAAATTGTTCAATGACAGCGGCATACTCTGGCAAGCGGCTGACGGCGGCAAGGTGGACGAGGGCGGGGGCGGGACCGTGGCCAAGTACCTGGCCAAAACCGGGATGGATATTATTGATTGCGGTCCGCCTTTGCTGGGGATGCACTCTCCACTGGAAGTTAGCTCAAAGGAAGATCTCTGGATGTGCCACCGAGCTTTCAAAGCTTTCTTTGCCAGTTGA
- a CDS encoding thiolase family protein, whose translation MERNVCVIAGGMSKWGVRDGSQRDFFQEAAKACYDDSPQLNPKDIDGLLVASAYTERTSYQTHLAPLVAEYVGIKPKNICARVELLCASGSSAIILAFALIKSGQADVVMVAGGEKLYTPQKWEVFYSELASVDHDWDGGQGLGLPPPVFAMVAKQHMRQYGTKKEHLGQISVKNRRNAAKNPKAQFQTPVTMEEVMNGRMIVSPLTLYDCCPITDGAAAVVLAVEERAEAMTDKPLVYIRGTGQASLNNMSANMPDWTTWEALKIAANQAYMKAKVDPKDIDVAQTHDCFTISEIIEMEDLGFCKKGEGGSFVGDGQNDLGGKIPTNTDGGLIGCGHPFGGTGIRQAIEVTRQLRGDAVQQVPGASIGLTHNLSGFIAAHTVLVYGREVA comes from the coding sequence ATGGAACGTAATGTGTGCGTAATCGCCGGGGGAATGTCAAAGTGGGGGGTCAGAGACGGCAGCCAGAGGGACTTTTTCCAGGAAGCAGCCAAAGCCTGCTATGACGACAGCCCACAACTGAACCCGAAAGACATTGACGGCTTGCTTGTAGCCTCCGCATACACGGAGCGCACCTCCTATCAGACCCATTTGGCCCCGCTGGTGGCCGAATACGTGGGTATCAAACCAAAGAACATCTGCGCGCGAGTGGAATTGCTTTGCGCAAGCGGAAGCTCCGCCATCATCCTGGCCTTCGCTCTCATAAAATCCGGCCAGGCCGATGTGGTGATGGTTGCAGGCGGCGAAAAGCTTTACACGCCGCAGAAATGGGAAGTCTTCTACAGTGAATTGGCCTCGGTGGACCACGATTGGGACGGCGGCCAGGGCTTGGGGCTTCCTCCCCCCGTGTTCGCGATGGTGGCTAAACAGCACATGAGACAATACGGGACCAAAAAGGAGCACCTGGGCCAGATCTCCGTAAAGAATCGCCGAAATGCGGCCAAAAACCCAAAGGCCCAGTTTCAGACGCCTGTGACCATGGAAGAAGTCATGAACGGCCGCATGATTGTTTCTCCATTGACCCTTTACGATTGCTGCCCGATCACCGACGGAGCGGCTGCGGTTGTCTTGGCGGTCGAAGAAAGAGCCGAAGCCATGACCGACAAACCATTGGTTTACATTCGCGGGACAGGCCAGGCGTCGCTGAACAACATGTCTGCCAACATGCCCGACTGGACAACCTGGGAAGCACTCAAGATCGCGGCAAACCAGGCATACATGAAGGCCAAGGTCGACCCGAAAGACATCGATGTGGCCCAAACCCACGATTGCTTCACCATTTCCGAAATCATCGAAATGGAAGATCTGGGATTCTGCAAGAAAGGTGAGGGAGGCTCGTTTGTCGGAGACGGGCAGAACGATTTGGGCGGTAAAATCCCCACCAACACTGACGGCGGTCTCATCGGGTGCGGCCACCCCTTTGGAGGCACCGGCATACGCCAGGCGATTGAGGTGACCCGTCAACTGCGTGGAGATGCGGTTCAGCAGGTCCCTGGGGCCAGCATCGGACTGACCCACAACCTCAGCGGGTTCATAGCCGCTCACACGGTTCTTGTTTATGGAAGGGAGGTCGCATGA
- the oah gene encoding 6-oxocyclohex-1-ene-1-carbonyl-CoA hydratase translates to MSLEWLPRDNGAKDHILMGPEHWGTEAPCTVYEKKPLTSPDGKKCDGLYVAWIRLNNPKQYNSYTTEMVKGVIAGFSSASQDRSVVAVVFTGTGDMAFCTGGNTKEYAEYYSMRPHEYGEYMDLFNGMVDAILNCKKPVICRVNGMRVAGGQEIGMACDLAISSDLAIFGQAGARHGSSPDGGSTDFLPWFLSMEDAMWNCVSCEMWSAYKMRAKNLISKAIPVLKQGEKFIRNPLVITDSYVKDGEIVYGEFKTGSEGKEAKEMMKDLPKDFELLDKEVNKVIWTFANLFPGCLIKAVDGIRAKKKFFWDQTKLANRHWLMANMGYEAYLGFNAFNSKKITGKDVIDFIKWRQLIAEGAPATPETFAEVMGKPQG, encoded by the coding sequence ATGTCACTGGAATGGTTGCCTAGAGACAACGGCGCAAAGGATCATATTCTTATGGGTCCCGAGCACTGGGGGACCGAAGCTCCTTGCACGGTCTATGAGAAGAAACCCTTGACCTCGCCCGACGGCAAAAAGTGCGACGGCCTTTATGTGGCCTGGATTCGCCTGAACAACCCCAAGCAGTACAATTCCTACACCACCGAGATGGTCAAGGGAGTAATTGCCGGGTTCAGTTCAGCCAGCCAGGACCGGTCAGTAGTGGCCGTAGTTTTTACCGGAACGGGAGATATGGCTTTCTGCACCGGTGGAAATACCAAGGAATACGCCGAATACTACTCCATGCGCCCGCACGAATACGGCGAGTACATGGATCTCTTTAACGGCATGGTCGATGCCATCCTGAACTGCAAAAAGCCGGTGATCTGCCGAGTAAACGGAATGCGAGTAGCAGGCGGCCAGGAAATAGGCATGGCCTGCGACCTGGCCATTTCCAGCGACCTGGCGATTTTCGGTCAGGCGGGCGCTCGACACGGTTCCAGCCCCGACGGTGGGTCCACGGACTTCCTGCCCTGGTTCCTGTCCATGGAAGACGCGATGTGGAACTGCGTCAGTTGCGAGATGTGGAGCGCCTACAAGATGCGGGCGAAAAACCTGATCTCCAAGGCCATTCCCGTGTTGAAGCAGGGTGAAAAGTTCATCCGCAATCCGCTCGTAATCACCGATAGTTACGTGAAGGACGGGGAAATCGTCTACGGGGAATTCAAGACCGGCTCCGAGGGCAAAGAAGCCAAAGAGATGATGAAAGACCTTCCCAAAGACTTCGAGCTGCTCGACAAGGAAGTGAACAAAGTCATCTGGACCTTCGCGAACCTCTTCCCCGGCTGCTTGATCAAGGCGGTGGACGGCATCCGCGCGAAGAAGAAATTCTTCTGGGATCAGACCAAGCTCGCCAACCGTCACTGGTTGATGGCGAACATGGGCTATGAGGCCTACCTCGGGTTCAACGCGTTCAACTCCAAGAAGATCACAGGCAAGGATGTCATCGACTTCATCAAGTGGCGACAGCTAATTGCCGAAGGCGCTCCGGCCACACCCGAAACCTTCGCAGAGGTGATGGGAAAGCCCCAGGGGTAG